One genomic window of Kaistia geumhonensis includes the following:
- a CDS encoding aldo/keto reductase yields MQTRRIGRTDLEVTTLSFGAAGIGNLYRPVSRDDAEATLAVAWDAGIRYFDTAPRYGHGLSEHRLGDFLRGQPRASYVISTKVGRLLSPVPESEVPDYGFADPLPFRADYDYSYDGVMRSVEFSLARLGTNRVEILYVHDIGVLTHGAEENARHFRDLMDGGMKALDELKSSGAVKAIGLGVNETQVCLDVMARAPIDCILLAGRYTLLDRSAQRELLQRCRETGTTLVIGGVFNSGILATGAQPGAHFDYEPASDDVIRRVNGMEAVAKKYGVSLGAAAMAFPLASDTVSTVLVGTAKPSSMQRNVDLFDAPIPEAAWAEFDALALRP; encoded by the coding sequence ATGCAGACGCGCAGGATCGGACGGACGGATCTCGAGGTCACGACACTCTCCTTCGGCGCGGCGGGCATCGGCAATCTCTATCGACCCGTCAGCCGGGACGATGCCGAGGCGACGCTCGCCGTCGCCTGGGACGCTGGCATCCGCTATTTCGACACGGCGCCGCGCTACGGCCACGGCCTCTCGGAGCATCGGCTCGGCGACTTCCTGCGCGGCCAGCCGCGCGCGTCCTATGTGATCTCGACCAAGGTCGGCCGGCTGCTGTCGCCGGTGCCGGAGAGCGAGGTTCCGGATTACGGCTTCGCCGATCCGCTGCCCTTCCGCGCCGACTATGATTACTCCTATGACGGCGTGATGCGCTCGGTGGAGTTCAGCCTGGCGCGGCTCGGCACCAACCGCGTCGAGATCCTCTATGTGCACGATATCGGCGTGCTGACGCATGGCGCCGAGGAGAATGCCCGCCACTTCCGCGACCTCATGGACGGTGGCATGAAGGCGCTCGACGAGCTGAAGTCGTCCGGCGCGGTCAAGGCCATCGGCCTCGGGGTCAACGAGACGCAGGTCTGCCTCGACGTCATGGCGCGCGCGCCGATCGACTGCATCCTTCTCGCCGGCCGCTACACGCTGCTCGACCGCAGCGCCCAGCGCGAACTCCTCCAGCGCTGCCGCGAGACGGGCACGACGCTCGTCATCGGCGGCGTGTTCAATTCCGGCATCCTCGCGACCGGGGCGCAGCCGGGCGCGCATTTCGACTACGAGCCGGCCTCCGACGACGTGATCCGTCGCGTCAACGGCATGGAAGCGGTGGCGAAGAAGTACGGCGTCTCGCTCGGCGCCGCCGCCATGGCTTTCCCGCTGGCGAGCGACACCGTCTCGACCGTGCTGGTCGGCACGGCGAAGCCGTCCAGCATGCAGCGCAATGTCGATCTCTTCGATGCGCCGATCCCGGAGGCGGCCTGGGCGGAGTTCGACGCGCTGGCGCTGAGGCCCTGA
- a CDS encoding substrate-binding domain-containing protein: MKSRTIIGLAVAAGLSVLAPAAFAEGLAGAPAPFDKGGVKIAVVSYLGAGDWLQAFEQGVKRQAEALGIEANISQARNDINAERELIQQAINLGVKGIIINNGQPEALKDVAQAALDAGIPVVAYDVNLDNPKIPQVEQSDADMAKLVLDQAVKEQGDTFEGGVVYVAGFAPLDRRYAVWKELTKTHPGIKEAATWGVVNDTVAASVADQTKAVLRANPNISVVFTPWDEFARGVKLAIDELGVADKVKIYGIDISTSDIQAMIEPGSPWVATAATNPAVVGEASVRALAQLIAGQDPGRSILLKPALVTQKELLDNGITSFEDLQVKVPSFKDSDAAKAPWIPEPK; this comes from the coding sequence ATGAAGAGCAGGACCATCATCGGCCTCGCCGTCGCGGCGGGCCTCTCCGTTCTCGCGCCGGCCGCCTTCGCCGAAGGCCTCGCCGGCGCGCCGGCACCCTTCGACAAGGGCGGCGTCAAGATCGCGGTCGTGAGCTATCTCGGCGCCGGCGACTGGCTGCAGGCCTTCGAGCAGGGCGTGAAGCGCCAGGCCGAGGCGCTCGGCATCGAGGCCAACATCTCGCAGGCCCGCAACGACATCAACGCCGAGCGCGAGTTGATCCAGCAGGCGATCAATCTCGGCGTGAAGGGCATCATCATCAACAACGGCCAGCCCGAGGCGCTGAAGGACGTGGCGCAGGCCGCGCTCGACGCCGGCATCCCGGTCGTCGCTTATGACGTCAATCTCGACAATCCGAAGATCCCCCAGGTCGAGCAGTCCGACGCCGATATGGCGAAGCTGGTGCTCGACCAGGCGGTGAAGGAGCAGGGCGACACCTTCGAGGGTGGCGTCGTCTATGTCGCGGGCTTCGCCCCGCTCGACCGTCGCTATGCCGTCTGGAAGGAACTGACCAAGACCCATCCGGGCATCAAGGAAGCCGCGACCTGGGGCGTCGTGAACGACACCGTCGCCGCCTCGGTCGCCGACCAGACCAAGGCCGTTCTCAGGGCCAACCCGAACATCTCCGTCGTGTTCACGCCCTGGGACGAGTTCGCGCGCGGCGTGAAGCTCGCCATCGACGAGCTCGGTGTCGCCGACAAGGTCAAGATCTACGGCATCGACATCTCGACCTCGGACATCCAGGCCATGATCGAGCCCGGCAGCCCCTGGGTCGCGACCGCCGCCACCAACCCCGCCGTCGTCGGCGAGGCCTCGGTGCGTGCGCTGGCGCAGCTGATTGCCGGACAGGATCCCGGCCGCTCCATCCTGCTGAAGCCGGCGCTGGTCACGCAGAAGGAACTGCTCGACAACGGCATCACGTCCTTCGAGGACCTCCAGGTGAAAGTGCCGAGCTTCAAGGACAGCGACGCCGCCAAGGCGCCGTGGATCCCGGAACCGAAGTAA